The genomic region TGTACGCCTCGATGGCCTCTTTGATGTTCTTGCGCGCCTCGCGTTTCGTGCGCCCCTCCGAAGCACAGCCGGGCAGGGCCGGGCAGATTGCGACATAACCCGACTCGCGACCGCTTTCAAGAATCACGGTGTAGCGCATGTGGAGACCCCCTCTCGTAGTAAAGATCGCTTCGTCAGGATGCCACAGGGTCGCGCGTCAAGAAAGCGGTCCATCATTGGATGACCTCGTCGGCGCGCACGAGGATGGCGGGCGGGATGGTCAGCCCCAGCGCCTTGGCGGTGTTCTT from Candidatus Methylomirabilota bacterium harbors:
- a CDS encoding type II toxin-antitoxin system HicB family antitoxin, producing the protein MRYTVILESGRESGYVAICPALPGCASEGRTKREARKNIKEAIEAYIEALLEDGLPVPVERGRETVEIEIAAR